From the genome of Actinomycetota bacterium:
CGGCGGTCGGAGAACGGCCGGTCGGTCATGGACTCCTCGCCCAAAGCGAGCAGGTCGAAAGCGATGAACGATGCCGGTGTCTCGCGGGCGAGCATCGCGACCCGGGAAGCGGCCGGATGGATGCGCTGCTGCAGCGCCTCGAAGTCCAGACGCCCGTCTGCCATGAGCACGATCTCGCCGTCGAGTACGCATCGCAGCGGCACCGCTCGTTTCAGCGCGCCGATCACGTCTGGGAAGTACCGGTTCAACGGCCGCTCGTTCCGGCTGCCGAGCTCTATGTCGTCACCGTCCCGGAACACGACGCACCGGAAGCCGTCGAACTTGGGCTCGTAGAAGGCGCCTTCGGGGATCTCGGTCACGAGCTTGGCCAGCATCGGCTTCACGGGCGGCATCACCGGCAGCTTCATCCGCCCGGCAGTATGCCGTGGATGACGGTTCGTCGCCGACGCGCCGCTCAGGCGGGGGTCGGAGCGGAGGGCCGCCCCAACAGGAGGCGCTCCGCGATCCCTGCCTCGTGCAGGATGGCCCTCACCTGCTCGCTGGGGTCCAGACTGAAGCCGATCCCTTCCTCGTTGCACCGGTGAGCACAATGGATCAGCGAAGTGATCCCGGTGCTATCGATGAAGGTCACGTCGCGAGCGTCGATATGGATGGATCGGGGCAGCATCTGCTCGCAGAGGTCGAAGGCCTCCTCGAGACGCATCGCGGTTGCGACGTCGAGCTCACCTCCGCACACCACGGTCCAAGCAAGATCGTCGTGCTCGAGCTTCGTGTGGAACGCGGTGTCCACGAGTCCTCCCGGGCCGAAGGAGCGAACGATCCCGGATACCTACCACGATCCGGTCATGCTCACACGCACAGAGTGACGACGCTTCGAAAACGCCCCGGCTGGGAAAGGAAGCCGAGCCTCATCCGGAGACGAGACCATGCCGAAGAAGACGAATCGGACTCAGCGGACGACACGTGCGCCGGTGGAGGATCCGGCCGTCGAAGCCGCGCGCGACGCCGGCCTGGTCTACGTCGTCGATGAAGCCCCGGGGATCCGTCGTAAACGTTCCGGCCGAGGCTTCTCCTACGCCGGCCCCGACGGCAAGACGATCAGCGATAAGGCGGACCTTCGCCGCATCAAGGCGCTCGCCGTGCCGCCCGCCTGGACGGATGTGTGGATCTGCTCGTCTCCTCGCGGACACATCCAGGCGACGGGCCGGGACGCGCGTGGTCGGAAGCAATACCGCTACCACCGAGCCTGGCGGCAGACCCGCGATCAGACGAAGTACGAGCGCATGGCGGCGTTCGGTGAAGCCCTGCCGGAGATCCGCAAGCACGTCCGGGAGGACATGAACCTGCCGGGCCTCCCGCGCGAAAAAGTTCTCGCGACCGTCGTTCGCCTGATCGACCTCACGTATATCCGTGTCGGCAACACGCGCTACGCCAAGGACAACGGGTCGTTCGGGTTGACGACGATGCGAGACCGTCACGTCGACGTGTCGGGCTCGACGATCCGGTTCGAGTTCCGCGGCAAAAGCGGCAAGATGCATACGGTCGACCTTCGCGATCAACGGGTCGCGCGCATACTCAAGCGCTGTCAAGAGATCCCCGGCCAGCACCTCTTCCAGTACCTCGATGAGTCGGGCGAGCGCCGCCTCATCGACTCCGAGGACGTGAATGCCTACCTCCGGGCGTCGACCGACGAGGACTTCACGGCGAAGGATTTCCGCACCTGGGCGGGAACGGTGCTGGCGTTGCGCGCACTGCGAGACGCTGCGCCGGCGACGTCTGAGCGCGAAGCGAAGACCAACATCCTCGGCGCGATCGAGACGGTCGCATCCACGCTGGGGAACACGGTCGCGGTGTGCCGCGCGTGCTACGTGCACCCCGCGATCGTCGACGCTTACCTCGACGGGTCGCTCGCGACGTTGCCCAGACTGCGGGCGAGGAAGAACGGTTCCGAACCGGACGACCGGCTGCGCCCGGACGAGGCGACCCTGCTGGCGTTCCTGAAGCGCCTCCCGGGATCTCTGCCCCCGGTCGAGGATGCGCTCCGCAAGAGCTTGAAAGTAGCGAAACGGAAGCCTCGCCGCCGCGCGGCCTAGTTCCGGAAGCGCGGCAGGATCTCTCGCTCATAGAACGCGAAGAATCCGCGCTGATCCGGCCCGATCTGATGGACGTACACGTGATCGTATCCCGCGTCCGTGTAGGTGCGGATCGCTTCGAGGTGCCGGTCGGGATCCGGCCCGCACGTGAGCTCTTTGCAGACATCTTCCTCGGATACGAGCTCCGAAGCCTGCTCGAAATGGCGTGGCAGGCGAAGCTCGACCGACAGCTCGCCGGGGAGCGCGCTGTTCGGCCACCACTTGCGCGCCGTCTTGCGCGCAGTCTTCTCGTCGGCGGCCCAGCACACATGGAGCATCCCGATCCGCGGCTTGTTCTCTCCGCCCGCCTTCGCGAACCGGCGGACGACGTCGTCGTCGGGGACCGTCGATATGAGCCCGTCGTTCTCGCCGGCCAGCTCGGTCGCGCGCTCGCCCTTCGCGGCGACGTAGATCGGCGGCGGCTCCTCGGGAAGCGAATACACCCGAGCCTGCTCGACGGTGAAGTACCGTCCGCGATGGGTCGTCTGCTCGCCCGACCAAAGCTGGCGGATTACGTCGATCGCTTCGGCGAGCATCTCGACCCGCGCGTCGCCGGCCGGCCACGGTCCACCGATGATGTGCTCGTTGAGGTTCTCTCCCGTGCCGAGCCCAAGCCAGAAGCGGCCGGGGAGGAGCGCAGCGGCTGTGGCGGTCGCCTGTGCGACGATCGCGGGATGGATCCGGATGATCGGACAGGTGACTCCGGTGCCGATCGGGATCCGCTCCGTGACCTGTGCGATGCCGCCGAGCACGCCCCACACGAAGGGGCTCTGTCCCTGACGATCGATCCAGGGATGATAGTGATCCGAGATCATCAAGAAGTCGAAGCCGGTCTGCTCGGCGGCGGCCGCGAACGCGACGAGGTCTTCCGCCGCGTGCTCTTCGCTCGAGAGCGCGTATCCGATCTTAGGCATGTTCCTTCGGACCCGGTCACGGACCGGCACCGGGCCTCTGGTCCCCGGTGCCGGTCCGATCGGGCTAGTGGTGGTGGTGAACGGGCTCGTGCACGTCTTCGGTGATGACGGTCTCGTCGCGACGCCGGTACCACGGCGACCAACTGCTCCAAATCATCATGGAGAGCAGAAGCCCGATCGCCCCGACGATCATGAGGATGACTCCGACGGCGTTGAGATCGATCCCGCGTGTGTCCGCCTCGACGGCGAACGCCAGGATCGCGCCGACGGCAAACAAGAAGATGCTGGCACCGATGCCCACGGCTCGCCTCCTTTCGTCCGCCTTTCTTTACCCTCGGGATGTGATCCGCTAACCGCGCGCGAGCCGGGGCAAGGCTTGAAATGCGAAGCAGGCGCTGCACTCACCTGGGAGCCGAACGAATCCGCCGTGCGAGGAGATTAAGGAGGGCGGGCTCGAGCTTCAGGTGCCAGAGAGAGGACGGCCGAGAAAACCCGACCCCGTCGGATCCCGCGAGACCTTGCCGTAAGGCCGTCCGAGTCTAAACCGCGAACAGCTTCCCGAACATCCCAGGATGGAGGGAGCAGTAATAGTCGTAGACCGTGCCGGCCACGAGCGGGCCGAAGAAGTCCACCGGCGCCGTCCCCCCGAGACCGATCGGATCCTGACCGAACAGCGGAGGCTCGCCCGCCGCCGGCTTGTGATCCACGTCGTGAGGAGCGATATCGAGGTTCAAGAACGTGAGTTTGGGGTCGTCGGCCTGCACGACGGCGACCGGCGTCAGGTAGGTCGTCACGACGGCGCCCGGCGCGGCAACCACGGCGGCCCCATTGCCGAGCCCGGGAAGCGCGGGTAGCTGCGGCAGCGACGGCAACCCACCGCCGCCGCCCGAGCTGGGCCGGAACGCGAGCACGTACCCGCCTCCCCCAGCGACCGCCGTTCCGACCGTCGCGTAAACCGTATTGCGCGCGACGCTGACCCCGCCCCAGGTGACGGCCGGAGGCTGCACGCCCGGACTGCCGATGAGGGGGATGACGGTGGCGGGGAGCCCGGTCGAAGCGTCGATGCCCCACAATAAGCCGCGGAAGTCGAGCGAGTAGACCACGCCGTTCGCGACGGTGACCGGCGGACCCCAGTGCACGCCGTCGAGCATGGGGGCGATCCAGTTGAGTCCGCCGTCGTTCGCGCCGACCGACCACACGTAACCGGGGACGGTGACCGGACCGTAGATCGACTCGCCGTCGTAGGCGGTCGAGCCGACGATTCCGCCGACGGAAGTCGGAGCCCCGACGAGGGACGTCCAGCCGTCCTGCTCCCCCATCGTCGCCGCGTCGAACGCGTGGTAGACGCCCGACTTCTGCCCGGCGCCGACGAACTGAACGCCGTCGCGCGTGAAGATGTTGGGCGAGGCGCCGAAATCGAGGTCGATGTCTCCGCACGAGCCGATGCCTTGCGGATAGTACGGCGGGGGGTTACCGGGGATGTCGTAGCACGGGAGCGTCGAGAGCCCGCGCACGTACTCGTCGACGTTGCCCTTGTACGAGTCGACGACCTCGCCGAACGTCGCGCTCGTCTTGTCGAGGTCCACCTTGATCACGGCATTCGCGTTCTCGTGCTCCCCCTGCGGCTTGAAGGGGTTGGCCGTGCCGACGAACCCGACCTTCGCGTCCGGGTCGATCGCGGGCGTGGACCAGACGCCGGCGCCGGCGAACTCATCGTCCGGCTGCAACGGCGGGTGCACCGTGTAAGTCTTCTTGAGCACCACGCCGGTGACCGCATCGATCAGCACGAAGCCGCCCTGGAAGGCGTAGCGGTCGGCCTCGTCGCCGAGCTCTGCGGAGCCTCCAGAGACCCCCTCGAATACGACGCCGTCGAAGATCACGGGGCTGGAATACACGTCCGCGCCCGGCTGATCATCGATGACGTCAACGGTCGTGGCGTCCGTACGCGTCCAGGACGACTGCCACAGGATCGCGCCGGTCGCTTGATCGAGCGCGATCACGTAGGGACCTTCGCACTCCGTCCCGTTGCACGGATTGCGCGACGCGTGCGACACGGCGGCGAATAGCCGGCCGCCGTCGAGCCCGAGCGATGAGTTGATGCCCCCTCCATCCGGCATCTGAGTCTTCCAGACGAGCTCGCCGGTGTCGGCGTTGATCGCGAACACCCAGCCGCCGTTCGAGCCGACGTACACGCATCCGTCCGCCACGATCGGCGTACCGGTGAAGTCGCCGTCCCCGCCGGCTTCGGTCGAGGAGAACGTCCATGCCGGTGCGAGCGAGCGCGCCTCCGCGGGTCCGATCGTCGTCTCGAGCGGCTGCGTGCGCGTGTTCGCGTAGTCGTGGCCGAAGGTCCGCCACTCACCGCCGGGCCATGGGTCACCGGTCGAGGTGGTCGTCGGCGCGCACGTCGCCGCGGCTACTCCGGCACCCGGAGCAACGACGACCGCCGCCAGAGCGACGGCCAGAAGGGCCACATGGAAGACCGCTCGTCTCGTCATCGCTCTACGGTGCCCAAGGCTTCGAAGCCAGATCGCGGAACAGCTCGCGTCGGCTCCGATAGCCGTAGACGACGTTGGAGCGCATCGGCGCCGACTCGTTCAACGTGCCGAGATCGACCACGTAGTCGTCCCGCGTCCGATGAAGGTCGTCGCAGTTGATCGCGTTGCGTTGGATATCCGGGTCGATCCCGTACGGAACGGCGGCGTTGCGCCCCAGGATCCCGTTACGGATCGTCCGTTCCGGCGTCGGTGCCTTGACCGTCGGGTCCTCGATGTCGCCTTCCAGCGCCCACGGCATCCCGTAGCTGTTGAAGATCTCGAGCGCCTCGGTCTCGTTGGCGCGCGGGAACTCGCGGAGCCGCGCGATCATGCCCTGAGGCGATCCGCCCCAGATGCTGTCGGTCCCCCACACGACGCGTTTCGGGCCGACGTACCTGATGAGCTTGCCGAGCACATGAGCCGCCTCGTACTGGTCCGACATCACGCCCGACCACACCGAGCCGAGCTCGGCGTAGACGTTCGGGACGTTGCCGAAGGTCTTGCCGGCCGGAACGTAGTGAGACGCGTCGTGCCCCGCGTCGATGAGGCTCTTGATCAGCGAGTCGATGCCGCGTCCCTGCCGCGTGACGAAGTTCGGCGTCGGGTACGGCCCCTGCGAGTCTCCGATGTCGTAGCCCGAGTGGTACACGATGAACGCGATGTCGGGGTTCTGCTTCGCGGCCGGACCGACGTCGCGGGGAGACGCTGCCCGCTGGTCGAAGCCCGGGAGCGCGAACCCTTTGTGCGTCGCGATGACCTTCGGCGCGCCGAGCGTGTCGCCGACGTTACGGACCTGAGCGATGAACGCCTCCCCCACCCGGTCGTCGAACATCCAGCCGGAAGCGTTCGGTACGTCTCCCCAGGGGCAGTACGTTTTCCAGCCGCGCAGGATGTTCGAGCCGTCGGGTCCATACAAGCCGGCGATGTCCTCCATCGCATCGAACTCTTCCTGCATATACAGCGGGTCCGGCCCGACGGGAGCTTGGTTGGAGCCGTACGCGCCGCGGTTTGGCATCACGAACGCGTGCATGACGGCACGCTGCGTGCCGCCTGCCATCTCGTTGACCATGGCCACGGTCTCCGCGGCCTCCATGATCGGCAACGGCTGATTCTCGGGCGACGACGGCACGGCCGATAGCACGCACATGTTCGTCGCGCTGTCGAGGTACATCTCTTTGACGTAGTGGTAGCGCGACAGGTTGGCCATCGGGTCGAGTTCCCCGGCGCCGAACCCGCGGATCGTCCCGTCCGGACGCATCCCCGGCGTGCCGCCGGTCGGCCCGGCCTGCGACCACGCCGCCGTGAAGAACACCTCGAAGGCCGGGTTCCTTACGCGCCAAAGGCCGTTGGCGTCGATGTGGTGGCTTTGGATGTCGAAGATGAATTCACCCGGCATGTTGCCGAGCGTCGCGACACCGGACGCGCCCTCCCACTCGAGGTCGCAGGGCTCGGTCGTCTCGGTGTTGTCGGCGCGTGCGTCGCCTCCGAACCGTAGCCCGACCTGATTGATCGCCCACAGACCGACGGTGTACGCCGCTGCCGTGCGCACGAACTGCCGGCGCGACATCCCCATCTTTCGGCGCAGGCGCTCGGACTCTTCGTTGGCCAGCCGCATGATGAGCTTCTGCTTCTCGGTCGGCGGCGGCGGGATGAACTCGCCGTTCGAATACGGCGTCACGTCGAGCGGCAAATCTTCGGACAGATCCGGCCAGGAGCGTTTCCAGTTGAGCATGACTCGTCCTCGTGTCGAGACGTCAGATGACCCGGAGCGTGCCTTTCATGATCGGGTGGAGCGAGCAATAGAACTTGTACGAGCCTTTCTTCAGATTCTTCACGCCCACCACCGCGGTTTTCTTACCGATCGTGATCACGGCTGAGTAGAAGAGGCCGCTCGTCGAGCGGACGTCGTGCGGCGCGATGTCGAGGTTGACGAAGTTGAGCGCCTGGCCCTTCTGCAGGACAACGAACGGCGTGTAGTAAACCGGCGAAGCGGCGTTGCCGGGCCCGGCGACCACGAACGACGGCGCGGCGCTCGCCGGCGTGAACATCGCAAGCACGGCGACCACCGCAACGAGCGCTACCAACACGGACCCCCTGCGCTTGCTTGAATGCATCCTCCTCCCTCCCTACTCCACGACTTGGAACACGCCGCGCATGAACGGATGGATGCGGCAGAACAGCGAGAACGTGCCTGTCTGGGATGGCGTGAAGTCCCAGAAGAGCCCGTCCTGCAGCGCCTCGCCGGTCGACTTGTTCGGTCCGCCGAGCTGGCCGCTCGCCGGAGAGAAGAACAGGCCGTAGCCGATCTCGGTCGAGTCGAAGTCCATCGTGTCGTTCACACCCGTGCCGCCATTCGCGATCGGATACGAGATCCCGGTGCCACCGGTACACGGCTCCTTGCAGCGGGTCCAGGTGTGCCAGATGTCGAGCGGCGAATCGACGTTCCAGAAGCGCGCCGGCTTCCCGAGCTTCAGCTGCGGGACGCCCATAGTCCCCGCGAGACCGAGGTCCGCCTGCCCGTACGTGAACCCGACCGACACGAGCTGGTCGACCACCTGTCCGGACATCTCCGGAAGAGCCGCTCCCGCGGCGCCTCCGTGGTTACTGGCCTCGTCCATGTGTCCGTGAGTGACCTGACCACGGAGGCAGAGCCGCTTCGTCGCGCTCACTGCGTCGGGCGTGCACGAGGGCGTCGGCCAACCCGGAGCCGGCGTCGCGAGTTCGGGGAGGCCTTGATCCAAGATCACGTTGTCGTCGAAGACGTCGACGCCGGGCCCGTTGTGAAGCGCGTCTTCCCGCTCGGTCTCGGCCGGAGCGACCATCGCTACGACGATCCCCATGTTCTCGTACCAGGACGCGTTCTGGGAGTCGTAGATCGCGTTGAGCCGGAGGATGTCGCCCTCTTTGATCTTGACCTTCCAGCCGAGCGTCGAGCCGGTCACCGTCATCGAGAAGTCCCACGAGTCCAACTCGTCGTAGACGCCGGCCTCGATCTTCCCGTTGCCGTTGACGTCGTTGTGCTCCCACGGGACGGCCTCGGAGAAGAAGATCGGCTTCTCGACGCCGTCACGGACGAGCGACACCTCGTCGCGGATCCCGCCGGGGTGCAGGTGGCCGCCGATGCCGATCAGGGTCCCCTCGAAGTCCTTGGTCACCGTCCAATCGGCGCCCGGAACCGTGATCGGGACGCCCTGTTGCGGCGTCACATTGCCGTAGACGTCGTGGCGCGCGCAGTTCTGCTCGGGCCACGAGCACACGTGCAGTCCGGTGCCGGCGCCGATCGCCGGATCACCGAAGAGCGCCGAGTCCGTTGCGCCGAATCCGCGCTGCACGTTGAACACCGGGTTGCCGCCGGTGTCGGTGGCACCCGGGGCGATCGGCTTCTGCTGCACGTCGAGCCACACGGGCTTCACCGGCACGATGCCGAGCGCCTCGGCGTCTTCCTCCGCGACGAAATCGACGTCGTAGGTGATCCAGACAGGCCGCGGCGTCTGGATCGCGTTGTGGACCATGTAGAGCAGCAGCCACGTATCGGTCGCGCCGACGTGCATGCCGTAGCCCGGCGGGAACGTGGCGATCGTCTTCTCCTCACCGGCCGCGAAGAACGGGCCGCTGCCGTACTGCGGGTAGACGTTCAGCCAGGTCGCGTGGTGGAGGTGGATCTCCTCGATCGGCGGAGGCCGGTTGGTCACGTCCACGAGGTCGGGCCGGAACCGAACGATGTATCCGTCGTATGCCGGCTTCTGGATGGTGACCGGCTCGATGAGGACGTCGTTCTGGCCGGGCTTGGCCATGATCGGGCCGAAGACGAAGTGAAGACGCTTGCACTTGTCCCCGTAGCCGGACCAGAGCTTGGTCTCGTACTCGTTCGTGGAGGTGCACTCCCCCGCCGGGACGGGCTCGAGGAAGCCCGGCTCGGGAAGCGGGTGCGGCAGCGGATGGACCGGCGATGGAGCCGCCGCCGCGATACCGAGACCGGCGGCGACGATGCTACCGACCAGGAGCAAAACGCGGATACGCCCGTGCATGAGTTGGCTCCCTCCCCAGGGTGGTGCCCGTCGCGCCCGACGTGGTCCGATCTCAGGCTCGAAAGGATTTCCGACCGGACAGTAGCATTCCGGTTGGTTCGTCATGCCCCGGAAGGTTTCCTGCCCATTCGCCTGGTCGAAAAATCGGGCCCGTGACGAGCCCGACCAGGGCCTTTACCCTCCTGCGCCGCTGACCCCCGAAGCTTCCGAGGACGCCGCTACTGAAGGGCCAGCTTCACGAATCGAGCGGTGTACCAGGTGGGAGATGCGGGCGTGGTGATCGTGTGGACCCGGGTGCCCTTGTCCGACCACGAGACGAATTGATACTTGCCCTGCGGGCTCGGGGCCTCGATCTCGAACGCCCACCCGGACCAAGACGTGATCGTTACCAGCGCCTTGAACGTCTGACCTGCGACTTTCAGCGTCAGGCCGGTCGGATTGGTGTTGAACGTCAGCGGCACCTTGATGGGCAGCACGGTCCGGCTTACCGTGCTGGAAAGCCCGGCCGAGTCGGTCGCCGTCAGGTACACGATCAGATGGCTGTTGGTCGCCGCCTGCAGATCCTCGGGCTCGGGAGTCGCGAAGGAGATGTTGTTGCCCGACACGGGGCCGACCCACGGATGCGTGTGATTATCGTGGAACCGGAGCACGGTCCAGGTCAGCCGCGACGCCGGCACCGCGCCCTCTTGCTCGTCCGTCGCCGACCCGCTGAGCGTGAGCGTCTGGCCGACACGGAAGTAGGAACCCTGAGCGGGTGAGGCGATGGTGGGCACCGGCGGCGTGTTTCCCACCGCGACCAAGATCGTGTCGGGATCCGATGTGAGTCCCTCCGTATCGCGGACACGCAGCGACGCGACGTAGCTGCCGTCGGCCGTGTAGGTGTGCGACAGGCCGGACCCTGCGGTCGTGGCGGTGTCGCCGTCACCGAAGTCCCACAGGTAGGTGAGCGCCTGCCCCTCCGGATCGGCGCTGTCCGACCCGTCGAAGGTCACCGTCAGAGGGGCCGGGCCGGAGGTCGGAGCCGCGGCGATCACCGCGACCGGGACGGGAGAGAAGGAGATACGGCGGATCTGGCCGCCTGCCTGGAAGGTGGCGTAGTAGAGCGACCGGGTCGGGTTCGGCGGACCGAACTCGAGGTGGGCAACCGTGCTGTTGCCCAGATCGGTCGCGAACGGCGTCATGGTGAACCCGCCGCCGGACGAGCCGAGCAGGAAGATCCCGCCGCAGACGAAGTCTCCGAACAGGTACTTTCCGAGGTACGTCGCCGGCCAGCCGCTGTCGGCCGGCACGAACGCTCCGCCGGTGATCGAGCTGCATCCCGTCGTGTGGGCGTAGGAGAAGATCGGATCCGTCATCCCGGCGGGAGGCGGCCCGCAATTGGTCACCGACCCCGTCTTACAGTGGCCCTCTCGGACGTTCCAGCCGTAGTCGGCTCCGGGCTTGGACTCGTCGATCTCTTCCCAGAGATTCTGTCCCACATCGTTGATGTAGAAGCGCGCACCGGCCGCGGCCGGGTCCATCGCGAAGCGGAACGGGTTCCGCAGGCCCCAGGCGTACGTCTCCTTGCACCACACGCCGGGCGCCGCGCTCCCGGTGATGCCGCATCGGGCCGAGGCCATGGCGTTGAACGGGTTGTCCGGCGGGATCGTGCCGTCGCGGTTCACGCGCAGGATCTTCCCGAGCATGACGTGCTTGTCGCGTGCCGCGTCGTTGAGCGTTGCGCATCCCGAGTTGCCGGCGTAGTCGCACCCACCATCGCCCACGCTCACGTAGAGCTTCCCGTCCTTGCCGAATCGGAGATCCCCCGCATTGTGATACCCGCCGTAGGACAAGATGTTGTCGATGAGCACGACCTCGGACGATGGAGCGACGACGTTGGATGCGGGCAGAACGAAACGCGACACGCGGTTGACAGGAACGGTCGCCGAGTTCACGGGACACCCGGTGAACTTCTTGAAGGTGTAGAAGAGGTAGATGAAGCGGTTGGTGGTGAAGCCCGGATCCACCGCGACCCCGAGCAGACCCCGCTCGCTGTTCGCGCACAGCTTCGACGAAACGTCGAGCGCGGGCGTATCCAGCAACGTCCCGCTGGGGGTGAACACTCTGAGCTGGCCAAGCTTCTGCGCCACGAGCATCCGGCCGTCGGGCGTGAATGCGATCGCGGTCGGCTGGAACAGCGGCGCGACGAGCTCGTCGCCGAACCCGAACGGAACGGTGACGGCCGCCGACGCCATGGGTGCGAGGACCGACATCCCGAGCAAGATGACGGCCATGACGGAAACCGCTTGAATGGCCCGGCGTCCCCGCATCCCAACCCCCCTGGTGCCCATACCGTTTCGTCGCGCTCCGGGGGATTCCTGCCCATGACACGGCTCTCCGGCGCCCCGTATCCTTCCGCGGTCGCCTCGGGGAGGAGCTGACGTGAGGATCGTCGTGAACGGCCGGTTCATGCTCGGTCCCCCGACCGGC
Proteins encoded in this window:
- a CDS encoding STAS domain-containing protein, coding for MDTAFHTKLEHDDLAWTVVCGGELDVATAMRLEEAFDLCEQMLPRSIHIDARDVTFIDSTGITSLIHCAHRCNEEGIGFSLDPSEQVRAILHEAGIAERLLLGRPSAPTPA
- a CDS encoding DNA topoisomerase IB, giving the protein MPKKTNRTQRTTRAPVEDPAVEAARDAGLVYVVDEAPGIRRKRSGRGFSYAGPDGKTISDKADLRRIKALAVPPAWTDVWICSSPRGHIQATGRDARGRKQYRYHRAWRQTRDQTKYERMAAFGEALPEIRKHVREDMNLPGLPREKVLATVVRLIDLTYIRVGNTRYAKDNGSFGLTTMRDRHVDVSGSTIRFEFRGKSGKMHTVDLRDQRVARILKRCQEIPGQHLFQYLDESGERRLIDSEDVNAYLRASTDEDFTAKDFRTWAGTVLALRALRDAAPATSEREAKTNILGAIETVASTLGNTVAVCRACYVHPAIVDAYLDGSLATLPRLRARKNGSEPDDRLRPDEATLLAFLKRLPGSLPPVEDALRKSLKVAKRKPRRRAA
- a CDS encoding TIGR03557 family F420-dependent LLM class oxidoreductase; translated protein: MPKIGYALSSEEHAAEDLVAFAAAAEQTGFDFLMISDHYHPWIDRQGQSPFVWGVLGGIAQVTERIPIGTGVTCPIIRIHPAIVAQATATAAALLPGRFWLGLGTGENLNEHIIGGPWPAGDARVEMLAEAIDVIRQLWSGEQTTHRGRYFTVEQARVYSLPEEPPPIYVAAKGERATELAGENDGLISTVPDDDVVRRFAKAGGENKPRIGMLHVCWAADEKTARKTARKWWPNSALPGELSVELRLPRHFEQASELVSEEDVCKELTCGPDPDRHLEAIRTYTDAGYDHVYVHQIGPDQRGFFAFYEREILPRFRN
- a CDS encoding DUF6458 family protein, whose amino-acid sequence is MGIGASIFLFAVGAILAFAVEADTRGIDLNAVGVILMIVGAIGLLLSMMIWSSWSPWYRRRDETVITEDVHEPVHHHH
- a CDS encoding PQQ-binding-like beta-propeller repeat protein, which produces MTRRAVFHVALLAVALAAVVVAPGAGVAAATCAPTTTSTGDPWPGGEWRTFGHDYANTRTQPLETTIGPAEARSLAPAWTFSSTEAGGDGDFTGTPIVADGCVYVGSNGGWVFAINADTGELVWKTQMPDGGGINSSLGLDGGRLFAAVSHASRNPCNGTECEGPYVIALDQATGAILWQSSWTRTDATTVDVIDDQPGADVYSSPVIFDGVVFEGVSGGSAELGDEADRYAFQGGFVLIDAVTGVVLKKTYTVHPPLQPDDEFAGAGVWSTPAIDPDAKVGFVGTANPFKPQGEHENANAVIKVDLDKTSATFGEVVDSYKGNVDEYVRGLSTLPCYDIPGNPPPYYPQGIGSCGDIDLDFGASPNIFTRDGVQFVGAGQKSGVYHAFDAATMGEQDGWTSLVGAPTSVGGIVGSTAYDGESIYGPVTVPGYVWSVGANDGGLNWIAPMLDGVHWGPPVTVANGVVYSLDFRGLLWGIDASTGLPATVIPLIGSPGVQPPAVTWGGVSVARNTVYATVGTAVAGGGGYVLAFRPSSGGGGGLPSLPQLPALPGLGNGAAVVAAPGAVVTTYLTPVAVVQADDPKLTFLNLDIAPHDVDHKPAAGEPPLFGQDPIGLGGTAPVDFFGPLVAGTVYDYYCSLHPGMFGKLFAV
- a CDS encoding cupredoxin domain-containing protein, translating into MVALVAVVAVLAMFTPASAAPSFVVAGPGNAASPVYYTPFVVLQKGQALNFVNLDIAPHDVRSTSGLFYSAVITIGKKTAVVGVKNLKKGSYKFYCSLHPIMKGTLRVI
- a CDS encoding PQQ-dependent sugar dehydrogenase, with the translated sequence MAVILLGMSVLAPMASAAVTVPFGFGDELVAPLFQPTAIAFTPDGRMLVAQKLGQLRVFTPSGTLLDTPALDVSSKLCANSERGLLGVAVDPGFTTNRFIYLFYTFKKFTGCPVNSATVPVNRVSRFVLPASNVVAPSSEVVLIDNILSYGGYHNAGDLRFGKDGKLYVSVGDGGCDYAGNSGCATLNDAARDKHVMLGKILRVNRDGTIPPDNPFNAMASARCGITGSAAPGVWCKETYAWGLRNPFRFAMDPAAAGARFYINDVGQNLWEEIDESKPGADYGWNVREGHCKTGSVTNCGPPPAGMTDPIFSYAHTTGCSSITGGAFVPADSGWPATYLGKYLFGDFVCGGIFLLGSSGGGFTMTPFATDLGNSTVAHLEFGPPNPTRSLYYATFQAGGQIRRISFSPVPVAVIAAAPTSGPAPLTVTFDGSDSADPEGQALTYLWDFGDGDTATTAGSGLSHTYTADGSYVASLRVRDTEGLTSDPDTILVAVGNTPPVPTIASPAQGSYFRVGQTLTLSGSATDEQEGAVPASRLTWTVLRFHDNHTHPWVGPVSGNNISFATPEPEDLQAATNSHLIVYLTATDSAGLSSTVSRTVLPIKVPLTFNTNPTGLTLKVAGQTFKALVTITSWSGWAFEIEAPSPQGKYQFVSWSDKGTRVHTITTPASPTWYTARFVKLALQ